AGAACGAGAACGTTGTGCGAATTACACCAACAGTTGCAGTTGGGTTAGTACTCACACCTTCAGGATTAAACACCCAGAAAACTCCAGGGGTGATGCTGATATTCCTGCTGAGACGATAACGATAGAACAGTTCTAAATGATAGGGAGTCGAATTAACTGCTCCCAAATTTGCCAAGCCACCAACTGATGAGCGGTTAATCGGCTGTCCAAATAGAACACTTCCCATACTACCTTCGCTAAATAAATCATTGAAGGTTAAACCTGCGATCCAACTGGTGAAGGTGGTTGAAGCGGAAGTGTTAACGGCATCAGCAAAAATCACGGTTCCCCAAGTATGGAAAGAGATTTTTGGGGTGATTTTCCAAGCTAAGTTGCCTGCGATCGAGTTAGCTCTAGTTGAACCAGCTACAGCATTAATCCCATCAGTAGTAATAGATTCTGAGTTAGTTAGCCCAGTTCCCAAAGAACTTCTGCCATTACCTGCAAACTGATGGTAAGTATTTGCGTAGGTGACGGAAGCATCTAGATTTTCAGCAGGTTTGAACAAAAGCTGAACTAGAGCAATGGTTGATCCACCAAACAAACCACCCTGTCCACCAGGTGCAGGCGAAGCTGTGTTGGATGCACCGTAACCTGCTTGAATCTTAAATTGGTCGGAAACTTTCCAATCAAAGGCAAATAGAGAAGATGTGCCAGCAATACGCATCAGGGGATCAAAGCGACCGAACCGAGAAATTGAACCTTGACCATTACTAGCTACAGGTGAAAGTACGGTGAAGAACTCATCTGGGAAGCTGATGGGAGCAACATAAAGAGTTAACTTGTCAGAGACAGGAAACTTGTAATCAAGAAGGTTTAATACAAATGAGTTGTCTGTAGTGGAAGACCCAGGACCAATTCTGGCAGTGTTAGTTCCTAGCAAGTTGGCGAGACTATTTCCGCCGCCAGTGCCTGCGAGGTTGTTACCTGCTTCCAAGCGAGTTCGGAGTGAGTCTTTACCTGTA
This genomic stretch from Pseudanabaena galeata CCNP1313 harbors:
- a CDS encoding iron uptake porin: MSPHLAHAETPTSPIKTDSYKAIPLDPLTTQAQNVTSVSQLSDVRPTDWAFTALQSLVERYGCIAGYPDSTYRGKQATSRYEFAAGLNACLDKINEIISAGLADKVSKEDLATLQKLQEEFAAELATLRGRVDALDAKTAKLEAQQFSTTTKLTGEAIFSLTAGSGGPADARSNVTLGNRTRLVLNTSFTGKDSLRTRLEAGNNLAGTGGGNSLANLLGTNTARIGPGSSTTDNSFVLNLLDYKFPVSDKLTLYVAPISFPDEFFTVLSPVASNGQGSISRFGRFDPLMRIAGTSSLFAFDWKVSDQFKIQAGYGASNTASPAPGGQGGLFGGSTIALVQLLFKPAENLDASVTYANTYHQFAGNGRSSLGTGLTNSESITTDGINAVAGSTRANSIAGNLAWKITPKISFHTWGTVIFADAVNTSASTTFTSWIAGLTFNDLFSEGSMGSVLFGQPINRSSVGGLANLGAVNSTPYHLELFYRYRLSRNISITPGVFWVFNPEGVSTNPTATVGVIRTTFSF